The following nucleotide sequence is from Apium graveolens cultivar Ventura chromosome 4, ASM990537v1, whole genome shotgun sequence.
GTACCAAATTCATCTTACTAGGGGAAACAAGACCGTGGTTGTGTACCAATTCAAGGCTAGTTACCTCCTAGTGAcgttttttcttttgataattgacaTACATCTTCACCTTGCACTCGCTTTTAGGAAGAACCTCTCTACGCCGTTTATTTTGACTACTCTCGGCGATGACACTTTTTCCATAAAGCCTACAAACATATAAACGACCATATATCTCGTTGTCTTTATTACGATGGCTAGCTTGAATTTTAATAGCAAATCCATTTCGTAAAGCATAAGCCCTAAAAAAATGACCGGCCCCATCCACACTTTGAAAAATTTGATTCAAATATGGAACTCCCCCCATCAACATTTTCATACAAATTTGCATCCTctacattatcatcttcatcctcaccctcaacattatcactatcattttcaacctcattttcaacctcatttccatcactttcatcttcaacatcaaccaaatcgtcatctaaattaataaattccTCATTTCTATCTACAAAATCATCATCTTCAACATATATAGGGGTTTTAGGTTCTTCACTACTATTTAAACTATCAAGATGTAAACTACAATCAATAGCCTCTTTTTTTTCATTTTGACGTTTATGACGAAACATACGAGCAAATAATTTATCCGCCATGAAAATGTGAAATTTAAGACAAGAAATATACCTTGAATTGACAAAACAACTTGAATTTCTTGATGAAAATGCCCCAAAATCGTCTAAAATGTAAACTTGGAGAGAGTAGAATTTTTCTTGAAAATTTTGGTGTTTTTTGTGGTGAAATGAGGTGTTGTTGGGATGCTGGGGATAAGGGGACAGCACCCAACCGCGGAAATTTTCCGCGATCCGTCCAGACCAACCGCGGAAAATTTCAGCGGTCCGGATGCCATCTCACCCGTTAATCCCCCATTCAACGGCTGATAAATTGTTTGTCAACAAACTTTAAACAGCAAACGGTTGCTAAAGACCTGTCCCCTTTAATTAATCATGTATATATGCAAGACATCACATCAGGGCAAGCTGTCTAAGGTGGATGGCCATATTTTAGTATTATAATTAATTtgttattaaaatatgaatttatTTATAGTTTAACCAAATAGAAATATATAGTGGAATTATGTAGATGTATTTAAATTCAATAACTAGAGTCAAATCTTGAGACACCACAATGAGTTCGTAATTTAGATTTAAGATTGTAATACTAATAATTCCTAATTAATAATTTGCATGATTATGGTGAGCATGTaagtaataatatatatataaagattaAAATATGAGAAAATTTAAGCTAGATTTAATTAAGatcaaatttatatatttttattttattaccTAACAGAGGCCACGTGCAAGTATTtatcatttaaattctgaaagtGCAAACAAGTTCACATCATTAACCTTAATAGCTAGATTTTTGTCTTGCTTTTTATATTTAATTACATTAATATGGTAAGTTGTCAACTTAAATAAATAGAATAAATCAAAAtcaatataatataatattaatatatatttagtTGCTAATCATTAATAGTGTATCCAAATGataaattataattttgttaTTAGATAGGATTCGAGAATTTAGTAAGGTGGTTTGCAAGTTTCGTTAAATTGCAAGATTGTAATTTTAGAGGTACAGATTTCGTCTCCTTTTTATCCAGCGCCGCTCCTCTTAGCATTTAGAAATGTTTGATTTGTTCAGTTCTTCTGTATCTTTCTCATTCAATATttgatttgactttttctgaatttcgaaaattattttaaaaatgatttggaacttttaaatatttatttatgcggttttcaaaaaaattatttatgaccCCCTCTGCTTTGAAAATCTGAAATATTTGTCTCAGGTGATTTTAAAATTTTGCGAGGATATTTTTATTTGACCCTTAGAGATATAGGATATACCGAGTTAAACAGCTGTTGGGGTACTACAGCCGTGTCATTGCGGCACCAATGACacgacacttccgtgacagtgtgattggtcacggtATATCCTtttgttagctcttgggaggagtttttgcgcatttgatatttgttcaggatacgtgggtgcacccagagtttgatttgtgatttgatttatggtgatattgtatatgccgtacacgttattCATTCAGTTTGCACGCATTAGGTACTCTATAATATGTGTATTTGCATCTATTCTGATCTCGGTATAAAATATCATAACCCCTCGTTGTTTCAGCcaaacttatttttaaaattgttgttttattataaattgtaaattatatattttctgatctcttgttttataaattgtattccaaatccgtactgggcgtttggctcatgccgtattctttttctagCAGGTGCTTAGGGGAATATAGGACTGTGTGATGGACAGCTACCCCATTTCATTGATTAGGATTTCCGATTTTAtgataatatttaattatttatttagagaattcaatatttatattattggtttagacagtttggatatttaatattattttagagATTTTTAGATTGTTAAAttattgtttagaaatatattagtgttCTGTTTGCGGGTttatggattttaagtaatatctaCTTTTATTATTAAAAAAGGGGTGTTACACTCACCAACTCCAATAGTGTGATCCAAATATTTGATCCAAATTACCTTttacatataatatatatatatatatatcatattaaacaattttatcttaaatttatcgtttaatcattattaacaatttatataacatttcataaattaattaaaccaaaaataattaatacacataaaaatattaaaattgtgcacTTAATTGACGAATCGAGTATTCTTGAAATCGAGTATTTTCATCGATCGGGATAGTCTCAACAACTTCTAGAGCCGACATTTCGGACTCTTCAATGtacttttatttaaatttaaaaaaattatgttttctcattattttaaattttaatttaaaaataaattttgttgactattaattatataattaaaaaattaaaattaatttaaaatcacataaactacaataataaaatcattattttatattaaatcaagtgaTCTAAATTTGGGATCGGTGATCCAACTGTTCAGTGATCCAATTGGATCACTAGGAAGAGAATTTGGGATAATATGCTCCAAATTTGAAAATTTGAATCACTATGATTTGACTAAAACTGTCATTTGTGCTCCAAAGGGCCACAAAGGACCAACACCCGTTTTACGTCCGGGTCTTTTTGTTTAAAGATCAAAAGCTCAGTAGTAGTTAATATTCGGTTTCAAAATGCAAGGGGCTGGCAGACTTGCAGTGCCTAGATACTCAAAACCCGCCATTTTTAAGTGGTAGCTGCACAAGGAAAGTTTCAGCGTCTTCACTCTGATTTTTTCCACTATAACTCTATCAGGCTTTGATAATAAATTAAATTTACAAATTTAATGAGCTGGTGGATATCTTACATGAAAATGATTATAAACAATGATAAATGATCAGAGAAGTATAGGGTAGACTTGACTGCCAAAGTTTCTGCAGCTGAATGCCATTACCCTTGCGTGCTGGGTAGGCTCCTTTAATGAATATACTTGTTGAATGTCAATATGGGTGAGGTTTCTTTACCGCTCCATCCAAGGCCATTTGTGGCTAATACGCCCTCTCAGGATTGCAATTCATGAAATTACAGGGGTTACCATTAATGTGCTGAATTCCCAAGGCTTAATCGAAATCTCTCCTTATCATTTGTATGAGGTCCTGTACAACTTCTGACATTGGGGGTCTGAATTCCGGCTCCAGCTGCAATATGACTTGTTATTAGAACATATACAGACTACAGTCACGTAATAAATATTTAAAAGAGAGAACAAGTCAGTATCAGTATAAGACTTTTCAGGTGGTATGTGAAAGACATATGTGACCGCAAACATATTGGATGTTATGGTTGCAGTGTGGTATGTCAGTGTATCATTGTACATCCATTTGACTGAATTAGTTAAATTTAGGGGTAATTGTTATTGCAGCCTTGTACAGGGGAGGGTTCTTTTCATAGCAATATTAGCCCCTCTAGATTACTGGTGGGATTTTAGATTagccaacaaaaattcattcccGAAATTCAAGGAATTTCAAATCTGCATATCATATTTTAGACTCTCCCACACCACCACCACCAACCAACTTCCAATGAAATTCACCATTTTTCTGGAACATAAATATACCTGAACACACCGGGATATAATGTCAGCAAATCGGGATAATGATTTAACAGGGTATTTTCCTTCTAGTGAATGATCAACCATCCTTGACAACGCATCAATATCATGTAGCTGAGGGATTGCCCATCTTGCAAGAAACTGCTCCGCACGGCTCCTTGTGCTGAACACAATACACCGTGTGAGATTAAAATGTTGCCAAAGGAAGTACAATAAATCTTAGATGTAGTTCAATGCTTAGTTCTACCTGTCATGTGACTTTCGTCCTGTTAAGAGTTCTAACATCACTACTCCAAAACTGTATACGTCACTCATGGAAGTATATATTCCAGACTCAAATTCGGGGGCGCCATAACCATAAGTCGTAAGGAGGTTTCCTGACAGCTGCGAGTGAACATGATACAAGTAGATCTCTTCACTTTCCAATTATATGACTACTCAATGCCAAAACATATGCAAAATTAATGCTGCAAAAGCTGTTAAGAGAAGAATTTAATAAGCTAAAATATATATGTACCTGACTCACTGAGCCTGATAATATTAGAGGTGCCAACCCACAATCTGATACATGCACTGTGAGCTCATCGTCAAGGAGAATATTAGAAGACTTGAAGTTTCTGTGAACGACAGGTGGCTCACAGAACTCGTGCAGATACCTTCATCATAAGAAAGTAGTAGTTCAATGCCTGGAATAGTTCATACTGATCATGTACAGAAGTATGATCTATTGGCCTCCCAAATTATTTCAATTTCTATATCTCTAAACTATGTCCTCAAACCTAACCTATTATTACCTTCTAGTGTTCACTTCTATAATAATATCACAACAAGAGCACCATTTTCTAAATAAAGTCATCTTGAAACTTGCTAATTCAGAAATGTAATGTATTGGATGTTTGGTGATTAAAGCTATTATGAGAAACTAAATTAACATAGTTTTAGGGTTTGGCAGATGAGTTCACAGAGTCAGTATGGACCATATTATGCATCAAAAACATGCATGGAATGCAATCCCTTCTTACATGACTTCTATCTGGCATAATTACTTTATAATATTAATCTTAGTTTCTGAAGTAGGACCAATGCTAGCAGAATAATTTAGAAGAGGTAGCATATCAGGCTGCAGAGAGAAGAATGGAATGCCACAATTATAAATGGAAATAGAAACGTTTAAGGACCCTCCCATTAAAAGATGATAAACATCTAAGTCTACGTCCTCAATTCTAGTTTTAGACCAGGCAGTCATGCACAACACAAAAATATTGTGTTTGGGTTTGGACTTCTAGGTACACAGTACGATACACAGAAAATCATAACGTATTAACAGTTTTAATCAAATCTTATTAAGATATCTTTTTAGTTTGAGTAGTGCTAGCCGCTAGGGACCCAAAATTGGGTACAAACAATAGTTCCAAAATGATGTGGCATGGGTGATGTGTCACTTTGGGTTATTTTAATTGGTGAGATTAATGTGAATGCATGGGGGGTTGATCTTATTAATTGTATGATGACCAATCTGAACATGCCACGTGAACCGTTTTGAGATCCAGTTTTGGGTACCTAGCATTTCTCTTTTAGTATAAGCACGAAATGTTTGGTGTTATGTATCACTTTGGGTTTTTTGGTAAACCAAATCCCAATGAAAAGGTACAGACACTGAAAATACACAACACCATTGCCAAGTCAACGAGTTTGTTTCTCCCTATATTGGGCACTCACACGCTCTCACAGATAGAATACTACTACTAAAGACCTAGATAATTCTATTTTTATAGGCAGATAGATTAAGTTAAGAATCTCAAACATTGTTACGCTGATGATATAGTAAATTAATGAAGTGGGTAGAATTGTTTCCTATACTTACTCCAAAGCTCTCGCAGCTCCGAGTGCCATCCTAATTCGTAAATTCCATGAAGGTTTTGACTCATCATCAGAGAGTAGTATATCCTGAAGTGTTCCATTACTACAGTACTCATATACCAGAAGTCTTTGGCCAAGTTCCGCACAATAACCCAAAATCTCAACAACATTGGCATGACGAATTTTATCAATACTGTTTACCAGGTCAAGAAATTCATCATCTTTTAGCTGACTAGAAACCCTTCTATCCAGCTTCTTGACAGCAACTAACTGCAAATGCACCCAACAGCATGAATGTGTCAAAACACACAACTATCTATATTATCTGGGTCACAATCTGGCAATTACATGTTTGTCACAGGGAGAAAGAGTATTCACTAAATCAAGTAAATGCTGATATTTATGATTAATTGGTATACTTAACCACTAATTTTATACAATTTCTCTATATCAAGAACAACAAAACAACCAAGTATTTGACTCAAGTTATACCAAGATGACAAATAACCAAGTATTCTACGTTAATTTATTTAAACGGTGGTTTTATTTTCGGCAAAGGTGATTTTCTGAATACTACACTTACACTACCAGTTCCATTTCTTCACTTTATACTTAGAAGGTTATTATGAAGACTCAAAAATAGTTCAGGGACCACAAGAGAAGTCCTTGGGTTGTATACTTGTATTCATAGACTTCAGTACCGATATACCTTTCCATTAGGAAGCTTCGCTGTGTAAACATTTCCCAACATTCCTCCTCCAATGAGATTATCTTGAGAAAAGCTATTTGTATATTGCTGAAGGGATGCTATAGAGTATGACCGTACAGTTGTGGGAGGCAGAGGTCTAGAGGGATTTATAGGAATAGATTCAGTTGGCACAATTGGATTCACAATGACATCTTCAAATGGCACTGGTGGAGGTGCTGGAGGGGATAGAAATGGCGGTGGAGATGGAGGTGGAGGTGGAGGCGGCGGTAACATTGAGTCATAATCCAATCCAGCCATATCAATCTCATGGGCCTCAGCCTTTGGTGCTGCACTCATTGTATCAACATTTACCTCCTCCTTTCTCGGCTTTGGAACTGTATTTGATATTAGTGGTACTTTTTGATAATTGTCCTTGGATTGAACTAAATCCGTTTTGGGTACTGGAAATCAAAATCAAGGCATTGTTATTCCAGGATGACTAAACACAGATATAATTATACAAAAAAGTGGATAAGAAGATATAAAATTTAAAACCTTTCTCTGTCTGATGAAATGGATGAACCAAGGGTCCATATTCTCTAAGATTGTCTCTGTTGCCAATGTATGGAGCTATCTCATGCCGCCTGGGAATCCTGTCATTTCTCTCTCTGCAGCACCTTGGGATGAAAAGCACTAGTAATAACAATAAAATAACAACTGACAAAACGGTACCAATTGATATCCAGACTATTTTCTTGGTATTTGAAGTTTCGGTAGTCTTTTTACGATTTGAATCTTTAGTCGTAGATGGTCCATCAGCTGGTCTACTTGGTGGTACTTTTCCAGGTGCCTGTCTCTCTGGTGGTTGGCCAGTGGTCGGTACTACAAAGAATGGAGGAGCAGGTGGGCGTGCTGTTGGCATTGTGGGAGAACCTGTTGGCGGTGTGGGAGGGGAGCTCGGAGCAACACTAGTGTTAAACGGATTTCCATCTGATCTGCAAAATTCGATGTTAAGCAACAATCAGTTGTATTACTCCTACAATGGATGTTTCCTGACAATGTGGTGTTGCAATTAAGACCACGCTGGCTTATGTGATATTGCAGTAAATTATTCTTGGGCCTCGATTAAGGACTCCACATGTTCGCCTAAACTTGGATGAGCACCATGATGTTATAAAACATAATTACAAAGAGTGACACATAAAAAGAGATCTATCTATGAATTGAGGTCCACCTAATATAGAAATGTGTGTGTGCATGCATGGTCCATTCCATAAATATGTAAGGGAAAGATGAAGAGGCATACTTAGTGACAAAGACATTCATCAATATTTCTGTGCACAAACCCAAGTACGGACTTCCTCATGTGACAGGTGGCATATGAGTTATCTTAACAAACTGTGTTCCAACATCCGATGAACAAAAAATTGGATCACACCATATTAGTTCATCGTTCAATTAGTCTACAATCGTTGCGACTCATTATGCTCCCCTGGTTTCTCTTGTTTGATTCATATGGAGTCACTGAGTTCAATGATCTGTTACACAGACTTCGTTTTGACTTTTGACAAGTAACAATTGCCTATCTTTCTATTTTTTGTGAAGCCGACAGAATGTTAATATTTAGGAGTTGCATTCTAGCAACAACATTTATTTAATAGACAGAGACAAATAACTGAACTGTTCTATTTAGCTCGAACAACAAAGTATTCTACTTGCTGATAATCATGACGTAATAAAGTTAGTGAAAGAACAAAATAGTGTGGTACTCACTTGAAAATGGGAATGCTTAACAACTTCTCAGGTATAGGTCCAGAAAATCTGTTGTTCTCTACATTCCTGAGAAGACGTCAGACAAACAGCGAAAAATAACTCAACAATTTGCTCGGAATTCAATTACGTAGTAGTATTTACATAAATCAAGAATATATAATCAATTATTGTATTTACAAATTCAAAATAGTTGAGAAGAGTACAAGTCTCTGAGGGGAAGATCTTGAAGAACATCAAGTGTCCCAGAAAGCTGATTGTTTTGCAGACGGCTGCCAGTGAACAACATAGTATTCATGTAAATTCAAAGTACCAAAAAGCGACCTTAATCTTAGGATTTATGATAATCACTCACAAGGTAGTCAAAGATGAAAGACCTTCTAAGGAGGGTGGCAATTGTCCAGTCAAATTATTACTTGACAAATCTCTGCAAAAGACAAAGTATGCATTAATAAAACATTAACAGAAAATATGCAAAATGATAAATATCTTTAGTTAGCGATTGTACAGGTTGACCAAAACTGTTAGGCCCTGAAAGGAATCTGGTATCTCTCCTGTTAATTGGTTGCCATTTAGAGACctaaaacaaaaagaaaaaagaaattaACTCAAGAAGCTAAAAAGCAAACAAACATGAGCAACAGGCACTTGATGGGATGGGGGAAGTGGCGGAAAGACTTACATGGCTGACAACTGATTTATAGATGACAAAGAACTAGGGATGCTTCCGGTAAACTTGTTATCTGATAGATAACTGCAAAAGGTAAATAGCATCTTATGTTTTTGCATATACCAGTCAACTTAGCAGGTCATTGTCCCAAGAAAAATCTATAGAAACTTCTAAAAAATGTAGTTGATACATCTCGTGAATAAGCTGTTCTCATTACATAAAAGGAGTTGCAATGTTCTTTTCCAAGTCAGATTAAGCTAATTTGTGACTAAGGCTACTCAAGTTAAATATAATGTTTATGACATTTCTTTGTAAGTAACGTAAAAGGAACATACAGTTGCTGCAGGGAGACAGGAAGATTTTTCGGGATACTTCCACCAATCTGGTTGTTGCTCAAATCTCTGTCACAAAACAATGTCAGTCATCAACTAAAATTTAAAAGATGTATTCCCCCTAACCTTAAAAAAATGACTTGCAATACATTGAAATAGAGAAACCAATGGTTTGACAATATCTGATCAGGTTCAGGTACATGAAAAAGGAAGACATTCAATAAAAAAAGTGTACGtaataaaatgaagttttaaatacAGAATATTGGATTTCTATGTATGCACACAGTT
It contains:
- the LOC141721030 gene encoding protein STRUBBELIG-RECEPTOR FAMILY 3-like — encoded protein: MGAKRSNESYCSCVSVFLAFILIFEARILYGYTNPVDVAAINSFYISVGSPFLPRWTSVGGDPCGDAWQGVECDSSNISSIKFNVANMQGDLGDSLGSFASIKIIDLSNNQIGGSIPKNLPVSLQQLYLSDNKFTGSIPSSLSSINQLSAMSLNGNQLTGEIPDSFQGLTVLVNLDLSSNNLTGQLPPSLEGLSSLTTFRLQNNQLSGTLDVLQDLPLRDLNVENNRFSGPIPEKLLSIPIFKSDGNPFNTSVAPSSPPTPPTGSPTMPTARPPAPPFFVVPTTGQPPERQAPGKVPPSRPADGPSTTKDSNRKKTTETSNTKKIVWISIGTVLSVVILLLLLVLFIPRCCRERNDRIPRRHEIAPYIGNRDNLREYGPLVHPFHQTEKVPKTDLVQSKDNYQKVPLISNTVPKPRKEEVNVDTMSAAPKAEAHEIDMAGLDYDSMLPPPPPPPPSPPPFLSPPAPPPVPFEDVIVNPIVPTESIPINPSRPLPPTTVRSYSIASLQQYTNSFSQDNLIGGGMLGNVYTAKLPNGKLVAVKKLDRRVSSQLKDDEFLDLVNSIDKIRHANVVEILGYCAELGQRLLVYEYCSNGTLQDILLSDDESKPSWNLRIRMALGAARALEYLHEFCEPPVVHRNFKSSNILLDDELTVHVSDCGLAPLILSGSVSQLSGNLLTTYGYGAPEFESGIYTSMSDVYSFGVVMLELLTGRKSHDSTRSRAEQFLARWAIPQLHDIDALSRMVDHSLEGKYPVKSLSRFADIISRCVQLEPEFRPPMSEVVQDLIQMIRRDFD